The following coding sequences lie in one Euhalothece natronophila Z-M001 genomic window:
- a CDS encoding ATP-binding response regulator: MSNSPDTSNRKSDTILVVDDAPDNVLLVKSILEDEGYDIDVAEEGQSAIDKVNANPPQLILLDVMMPGMDGFEVTERIRQQEDLPFIPILLITAYDQPSVAKGLDSGADDFIRKPVELEELLARVRSLLRLKHSVDERDEIARQRADFVSRLTHDLRTPLVAADRMLNLFQQGALGEMSEPMAEAVATMTRSNRNLLDMVNTLLEVYRFEAGRKVLNFTPVNITELINEVIDELKPLAEEKGLSLTLEENLNDEQLVTVEGDRLELRRVLTNLVGNAIKFTDEGSVKVDIQQVTETEPPQLVLSVQDTGPGVSPEEQKNLFERFRKGKHRNSGSGLGLHLSQRILESHNGTINLESEEGKGSVFTVKIPLKKDSH, encoded by the coding sequence ATGAGTAATTCCCCAGATACAAGCAACAGAAAATCAGACACGATTCTTGTAGTTGATGATGCCCCAGATAATGTTTTACTAGTCAAAAGTATCTTAGAAGACGAAGGATATGATATTGATGTCGCCGAAGAAGGTCAAAGCGCGATCGATAAAGTCAATGCTAATCCTCCCCAACTCATTCTCCTCGATGTTATGATGCCAGGCATGGATGGGTTTGAAGTAACCGAGCGCATTCGTCAGCAAGAAGATTTACCGTTTATTCCCATTCTTCTTATTACCGCTTATGATCAACCCAGTGTTGCTAAAGGGCTAGATAGTGGCGCTGATGACTTTATCCGTAAGCCTGTAGAGTTAGAAGAATTGTTAGCGCGAGTACGATCTTTACTGCGTCTCAAGCATAGTGTGGATGAAAGAGATGAAATTGCGCGTCAACGGGCGGATTTTGTTTCCCGTCTTACCCATGATTTGCGGACTCCTCTTGTGGCAGCAGATCGGATGTTGAATTTGTTTCAGCAAGGGGCGTTAGGAGAAATGTCAGAACCAATGGCGGAAGCAGTGGCGACAATGACACGCAGTAATCGTAATTTACTTGATATGGTAAATACGTTACTAGAGGTTTATCGGTTTGAAGCTGGACGAAAAGTATTGAATTTTACCCCAGTTAATATTACTGAACTTATTAATGAAGTCATCGACGAACTTAAGCCTTTAGCGGAAGAAAAAGGGCTAAGTTTAACCCTCGAAGAAAACCTGAATGATGAGCAATTAGTAACGGTAGAAGGGGATCGATTAGAGTTAAGACGAGTGCTTACTAATTTAGTGGGAAATGCCATTAAATTTACTGATGAAGGAAGTGTCAAAGTAGATATTCAACAAGTAACGGAAACAGAACCCCCCCAGTTAGTGCTTTCAGTTCAGGATACAGGGCCAGGGGTTTCTCCTGAAGAACAAAAAAACCTTTTTGAACGATTTCGGAAAGGGAAGCATCGTAACTCAGGAAGTGGCTTAGGGTTACATTTATCTCAACGCATCTTAGAAAGTCATAATGGGACTATTAATTTAGAGTCAGAGGAAGGAAAAGGTAGTGTTTTTACTGTTAAAATTCCACTTAAAAAGGATAGTCATTAG
- a CDS encoding DUF790 family protein produces the protein MLKSEHLIYRQNGETIVPKQLLIEENNGAIELAQELISCFEKSVGKPQKDLDRALSEQEGDNTDYRIQRGLAHLLKNHFSTFEIVSPLEPQELRQRVFTKAAHSTPTPHNRQLTLELVAEELSTELNRTVVVSEIQQGLYADLQENRILTQFEAPAAETLLHRYNLSQVQGILYRATYIEINAHRNVPGQYKLLFRYLKLFQLMAYIEGDADHGFTITIDGPASVFKSSTRYGLALAKLLPALLHVSRWELKVVLENRDPYSKTLKKGRFSLDSNCGLVSHYPPDKAYDSMLEASFAKRWEKEKTQWRLEREVDLIPIPGSVMIPDFRLVHPNGEEFLLEIVGYWRPEYLRKKFHQVRKAQVDNLILAISERLNLDKAGVNFQNVPAKLVWFKDKLSPKAVLASLS, from the coding sequence AAATAATGGGGCAATTGAGTTAGCCCAAGAACTCATCTCTTGCTTTGAAAAGTCCGTAGGCAAACCACAAAAGGACTTAGACCGCGCCTTATCGGAACAGGAAGGAGATAATACTGATTATCGTATTCAACGCGGACTCGCCCACCTTTTAAAAAATCATTTCTCTACCTTTGAAATTGTTAGCCCCTTAGAACCACAAGAATTGCGACAAAGAGTATTTACAAAAGCAGCTCATTCCACTCCTACTCCTCATAACCGCCAGTTAACCTTAGAACTAGTTGCAGAAGAACTGAGCACAGAATTAAACCGTACTGTTGTTGTCTCGGAAATTCAGCAAGGATTATATGCTGATTTACAAGAGAACCGCATTTTAACTCAATTTGAAGCCCCTGCTGCCGAGACACTTCTTCACCGCTATAATCTCTCGCAAGTACAGGGAATCCTTTATCGGGCTACTTATATTGAAATTAATGCCCACCGTAATGTTCCTGGACAGTATAAACTTTTATTTCGCTACCTCAAGCTCTTTCAACTCATGGCTTACATTGAAGGAGATGCTGATCACGGCTTTACCATTACTATTGATGGGCCGGCAAGTGTCTTTAAGTCCAGTACCCGTTATGGGTTAGCTCTTGCTAAACTACTCCCTGCTTTACTGCACGTTAGTCGTTGGGAACTAAAAGTTGTTTTAGAAAACCGTGATCCCTATAGCAAAACCCTTAAAAAGGGACGATTTAGCCTTGATAGTAATTGTGGGCTAGTTAGTCATTACCCCCCAGATAAGGCTTATGATAGTATGCTAGAGGCTTCTTTTGCCAAGCGATGGGAGAAAGAGAAAACTCAGTGGAGACTTGAACGAGAAGTTGATCTCATTCCGATTCCTGGTAGTGTAATGATTCCAGATTTTCGCTTAGTTCATCCCAATGGGGAAGAGTTTCTTTTAGAAATTGTTGGTTATTGGCGACCTGAGTATCTTCGTAAAAAATTCCATCAGGTTCGTAAAGCACAGGTAGATAACTTAATTCTGGCGATTTCAGAACGCCTCAACCTAGATAAAGCGGGGGTCAATTTTCAAAATGTTCCCGCAAAGCTAGTGTGGTTTAAGGATAAATTATCTCCAAAGGCAGTGTTAGCTAGTTTAAGTTGA